One Gemmatimonadota bacterium genomic region harbors:
- a CDS encoding DUF2283 domain-containing protein, translating into MAGIRFEDTDTLRLVFTNNTVSETQEVSEDVYMDPDQDGNFVPMTIEHAEENANIMEFAFERRPKVSA; encoded by the coding sequence ATGGCCGGGATCCGCTTTGAAGATACGGACACCTTGCGCCTCGTGTTCACAAACAACACCGTATCAGAGACGCAGGAGGTGTCTGAGGACGTTTACATGGACCCTGATCAAGATGGCAATTTCGTCCCGATGACCATCGAACACGCGGAAGAAAACGCGAACATCATGGAGTTCGCTTTTGAGCGCAGACCAAAAGTGAGTGCCTGA